In Porites lutea chromosome 9, jaPorLute2.1, whole genome shotgun sequence, a single window of DNA contains:
- the LOC140948953 gene encoding uncharacterized protein, which yields MALLAFAGFLRFDELDNLKLKDLALHDTHFELFIESSKTDQFREGAIVRIVKSGTDLCPWDNLEKYLSKAKLTLPTSSQGGDDYLFGNVQTKPGSRSIRLGSKSSYTRCREILLKKIADVGLDPKSFSWHNFRSGGASAAANGGISDRMFKRLGRWRSENAKDGYVADSLESRLAVSMSLGL from the coding sequence ATGGCGTTACTGGCCTTTGCGGGGTTCTTAAGATTCGACGAATTGGATAATCTGAAACTTAAAGATTTAGCTCTGCATGACACtcattttgaactttttattGAAAGCAGTAAAACTGACCAATTTCGCGAGGGCGCTATTGTCCGCATTGTCAAGTCTGGCACGGATCTTTGCCCCTGGGATAATTTAGAGAAGTATTTATCGAAAGCTAAACTCACGTTACCGACATCTTCCCAAGGTGGAGACGACTATTTGTTCGGAAATGTTCAAACCAAGCCTGGCTCTCGGTCCATCCGCCTAGGCTCCAAATCGTCTTATACAAGATGTAGAGAAATTTTATTGAAGAAGATTGCAGATGTAGGCCTAGATCCTAAGTCTTTCTCTTGGCACAACTTCAGAAGTGGCGGTGCATCTGCCGCCGCTAATGGTGGTATCTCTGATAGAATGTTTAAGCGCCTTGGTAGATGGCGTTCGGAAAACGCTAAGGATGGCTACGTTGCAGACTCGTTAGAGAGCCGATTAGCGGTCTCTATGTCTCTTGGACTGTAA